GCCGATCGCCGCCTGGATGGCCACCTCGAACATCTGGCGGGGGATCAGCTTCCGCAGGCGCTCCGCGACGTCCTTCCCCTTCGGGTAGGCGTTATCCCGGTGGACGATGAGCGAAAGGGCGTCCACCTTGTCCCCGTTGAGCAGGATGTCGAGCCGGACCAGGCTGGACTGCTGAAACCGGAGAAACTCGTAATCCATCGAGGCGTATCCGCGGGAAGCGGTCTTGAGCTTGTCGTAGAAGTCGAGAACGATCTCGTTCAGCGGCAGCTCGTATTCGAGGATGACCCGGACCGCCGAGACGAACTTCATCTGCCGCTGGACACCCCTCCGCTCCTCGCACAGCTTGAGGACGTTCCCCAGGTATTCCGCCGGCAGGTGGATCGTCGCATGGATGATCGGCTCCTCGATATGGTCGAGCTCCACCGGTTCCGGGAGCCGGGCGGGGCTGTCGACCTCGAGGATCGTACCGTCGATCTTCACCGCGCGGTACCCGACGGTGGGCGCCGTCGTGATGAGCTGCACGTCGTATTCGCGCTCCAGGCGTTCCTGGACGATCTCCATGTGGAGCAACCCGAGAAATCCGCAACGGAAGCCGAACCCCAGCGCCACGGAGCTCTCCGGCTCCGCCGTGAACGAGGAGTCGTTCAGCCGGAGCTTGTCGATCGCCGTCCGCAGTTGGGGATACTGGTCGGAGGCGAGCGGGTAGACCCCCGCGAACACCATCGGCCGGACGACCTTGAACCCCGGGAGCGGCCTGGCGGTGGGATGGCGCGTGTCGGTGATCGTATCCCCGACCTTCGTCTCGGTCAGCTCCTTGATGTTGGCGATTACGAAACCGACTTCCCCGGTCCCCAACGCCTGCAGCTCCGTCGGATGGGGAGAGAAGACGCCGACCTTCTGCACCTCGAACGAATTCCCCGTCGCCATGAAGGTGACCCGCTGACCCGCCCGGATCGCGCCGTCCAGCACCCGCGCGAGAACGACCACGCCGGCGTAGTTGTCGAACCAGGAATCGATGATCAGCGCCTTGGTCGGCGCGTCCGGATCCCCCTCGGGGGGAGGAACCATCCGGATCACCCTTTCGAGCAGTTCCGGGACGCCGGTCCCCTTCTTCGCGCTGACCGCAAGGATCCCCGCGGTGTCGAGGCCGATGACGTCTTCGATCTCCTGCCGCACACGTTCGGTCTCCGCGTTCGGTAGATCGATCTTGTTCAGGACGGGGATCACCTCGAGGTTCAGGTCGAGGGCCATGTAGACGTTGGCCAGCGTCTGGGCCTCCACGCCCTGCGACGCGTCCACGACGAGGATCGCCCCCTCGCAGGCGCTCAGGCTGCGGGACACCTCGTAGGAGAAATCGACGTGGCCGGGGGTGTCGATGAGGTTGAGGATGTATTCCTTCCCGTCCTCCGCGCGATGGCGCATCCGGACGGTCTGGGCCTTGATCGTGATCCCGCGCTCCCGTTCGAGGTCCATCTTGTCCAGGAACTGGTCGACCTTCTCCCGATCCGAAAGGGTGCCGGTGATCTCGAGGAGCCGGTCGGCCAGGGTGGACTTCCCGTGGTCGATGTGGGCGATGATGGAAAAATTGCGGATATTCTCTATGCGCATGTCTACCGGGTTCCGGAGGATTTCACCTTGTCTCGGAAGTACGCCAGCGTGAGGGCAAGCCCATCTTCCAACGATACTTCAGGATACCACCCCAGCTCGTCGAAGGCCATCCGGTTTTCGATGACCGACCGTCGCTGCTCCCCCGGCATCGCCGGCCCGTGGATCTCTTCCTGGCGGCTCCCGGAGAGATCCCGCAGCGTCCGGAAGAGGGTGTTCACGTCGGTCTCGATCCCGGTGCCGACGTTGACGGAGAGCCCATCCCCACGGGAGAGCGCCGCGAGGTTGGCGCGCACGACGTCCCCCACGTACACGTAATCGCGGGTCTGCAGTCCGTCGCCGTTGACGAGGGCGGTCTGCCCCTTCAGCAACCGCTCGCAGAAGATGGCGACCACGCCCGCCTCTCCGTGGGGGTCCTGCCGCGGCCCGTACACGTTCGAGTACCGCAGCGCCGTGTATTCCAGCCCGTACTGGACCCGGTAGTAATGGAGGTAATGTTCCACGGAGACCTTCGCCACCCCGTAGGGGGAAACGGGCCGCAACGGGTGCGTTTCGTCCGCCGGGAAGGTGTCCTGTTCGCCGTACCCGGCGCCTCCGGAGGAGGAGAAGATCACCTTCCGGACCCCGTGCTCCCGCGCCGCCTCGAGAAGAACGAGCGTGGCGAGGATGTTCTCCTTCGCGTCGAAGACGGGATCGGCCACGGACTTGCGCACGTTGATCTGCGCCGCGTGGTGGCAGAGGACCTCGGGCCGGATCGTTCGGATCGCCTCGACGGCGGTTTCCGATCCCGCTTCCCCGAAAACGAACCGCGCCCCCTCGGGGACGTTCTCCTTCTTCCCTGAGGAAAGGTTGTCCAGCACGAGGACCTCGTGCCCCGCTTCCACGTACGCCTGCGCGACATGGGAGGCGATGAATCCCGCCCCCCCGGTGACCATGATCCGCATCGTTTCTCCCCCCGGCCTCGAAATAGTCCGTTTCCGGCGTTTCACTTCCCCACGGAACCGATCCCCTTGAGCCCGAACGACAGCCTCACGCTCGTGTCGTCCGGCTGCGTCTTCCGTTCGACGGTGAACCCGATGTTCCAGCAGTCGCTCCGCGGGAACACCGACACCCCCACGGCCCCCTCGGAAAGGTAGGCGTTCCTCACGGAGTAGTTCGCCTGCGCCTGGACGTGGAGCCAGCGCAGCAAGGGCCACGCGAAGGTCCCCCGCACGTCTTCCGCCAGATCCCTGGAAAGGCGATACTCGGCGAGGACCCGGTGATTGTCGTCTTTTTTGT
This genomic window from Deltaproteobacteria bacterium contains:
- the lepA gene encoding translation elongation factor 4, yielding MRIENIRNFSIIAHIDHGKSTLADRLLEITGTLSDREKVDQFLDKMDLERERGITIKAQTVRMRHRAEDGKEYILNLIDTPGHVDFSYEVSRSLSACEGAILVVDASQGVEAQTLANVYMALDLNLEVIPVLNKIDLPNAETERVRQEIEDVIGLDTAGILAVSAKKGTGVPELLERVIRMVPPPEGDPDAPTKALIIDSWFDNYAGVVVLARVLDGAIRAGQRVTFMATGNSFEVQKVGVFSPHPTELQALGTGEVGFVIANIKELTETKVGDTITDTRHPTARPLPGFKVVRPMVFAGVYPLASDQYPQLRTAIDKLRLNDSSFTAEPESSVALGFGFRCGFLGLLHMEIVQERLEREYDVQLITTAPTVGYRAVKIDGTILEVDSPARLPEPVELDHIEEPIIHATIHLPAEYLGNVLKLCEERRGVQRQMKFVSAVRVILEYELPLNEIVLDFYDKLKTASRGYASMDYEFLRFQQSSLVRLDILLNGDKVDALSLIVHRDNAYPKGKDVAERLRKLIPRQMFEVAIQAAIGGKIIARESVKAIRKNVLAKCYGGDISRKRKLLEKQKEGKKRMKQVGSVEIPQEAFLSILKVKE
- a CDS encoding NAD-dependent epimerase/dehydratase family protein: MRIMVTGGAGFIASHVAQAYVEAGHEVLVLDNLSSGKKENVPEGARFVFGEAGSETAVEAIRTIRPEVLCHHAAQINVRKSVADPVFDAKENILATLVLLEAAREHGVRKVIFSSSGGAGYGEQDTFPADETHPLRPVSPYGVAKVSVEHYLHYYRVQYGLEYTALRYSNVYGPRQDPHGEAGVVAIFCERLLKGQTALVNGDGLQTRDYVYVGDVVRANLAALSRGDGLSVNVGTGIETDVNTLFRTLRDLSGSRQEEIHGPAMPGEQRRSVIENRMAFDELGWYPEVSLEDGLALTLAYFRDKVKSSGTR